Proteins found in one Paenibacillus sp. genomic segment:
- a CDS encoding zinc-binding alcohol dehydrogenase family protein, with protein MNAIVLRQPGELAFAAKNEPDCMEGEAIIRLHRIGVCGTDYHAYHGNQPFFEYPRILGHELAGEIVRLGGANEQGLRVGDKVCVIPYLECGMCVACRSGKANACVRLQVLGVHLDGGMREYMAVPQHKLVPVNGLDWDESVIVEPLAIGAHAVNRGKVGRDDVALVVGAGPIGLAAMKFCKLKGAKVAALDISDARLHFAKQWAQVDHTLSARTDVIAQLSELTGGEFPNIVFDATGNAQSMANTIHYASHAGRVVYISLVKGDIPITDAVFHKKELDLLASRAASKEEFQEVIQAIQSGHVDASSFISHRAPFLSGTEAFRSWTQPGGNMIKAVLEL; from the coding sequence ATGAACGCAATCGTCCTGCGGCAGCCTGGCGAACTCGCATTCGCGGCAAAGAACGAACCTGACTGTATGGAAGGGGAAGCGATCATCCGATTGCATCGGATCGGCGTGTGCGGAACCGATTACCATGCTTATCACGGCAACCAGCCTTTTTTTGAGTATCCTAGAATACTAGGACACGAACTTGCCGGCGAAATCGTCCGATTGGGCGGGGCTAACGAACAAGGGCTGCGAGTCGGGGACAAAGTGTGCGTCATCCCGTATCTGGAATGCGGCATGTGTGTCGCATGCCGCAGCGGCAAGGCGAACGCCTGCGTACGCCTGCAGGTGCTCGGCGTCCATCTCGATGGAGGGATGCGGGAGTACATGGCTGTTCCGCAGCACAAGCTCGTACCCGTCAACGGGCTCGATTGGGACGAGAGCGTGATCGTCGAACCGCTGGCGATCGGCGCGCATGCGGTCAATCGCGGGAAAGTAGGGAGAGACGATGTTGCGCTCGTCGTCGGCGCGGGTCCGATCGGCTTGGCGGCGATGAAATTTTGCAAGCTCAAGGGCGCGAAGGTGGCTGCGTTGGATATCAGCGATGCGAGACTGCATTTCGCAAAGCAGTGGGCGCAAGTGGATCATACGCTCTCGGCCAGGACCGACGTGATCGCACAGCTATCCGAACTCACGGGGGGCGAATTCCCCAATATCGTGTTCGACGCGACCGGCAATGCGCAATCGATGGCGAACACCATACATTATGCGTCTCACGCCGGCAGAGTGGTCTACATCAGTCTCGTAAAAGGGGATATTCCGATTACGGACGCCGTTTTCCATAAGAAGGAGCTGGATTTGTTGGCCAGCCGGGCGGCATCCAAGGAAGAGTTTCAGGAAGTCATCCAAGCGATCCAATCGGGGCATGTAGACGCATCCTCTTTCATCTCGCACCGCGCTCCATTCCTTTCGGGAACGGAAGCGTTTCGCAGCTGGACGCAGCCCGGCGGCAATATGATCAAAGCGGTACTTGAGTTATAA
- a CDS encoding mandelate racemase/muconate lactonizing enzyme family protein, translating into MKIEHVSCKGYRIPPSIPWEDATNKVQWLEIIVVELKTDTGLTGTGISYTVDVGGKAIVALLEEYLAHLVIGMNPLHYEEIWYKLQRQSRRLGLGVNSMAIAAIDIAVWDVMGKHYGQPLYKLLGGAREQIPAYISEINLRSDDTIEKLLERVDSYMEQGYRTVKIKIGKPDIEEDVERITKVQERLGKDGRVLVDLNQKLSSVDSIALLSKLDDLNLGWIEEPLLFHDVHAHKLLKSRLKTPIALGESLHSKHQVLEYLKADAVDYVQADVAFVGGITEWLKIAHMSNAFGKLVAPHFMMELSLHLLCGVQNSYMLENVTGGSFSELGILDIPITVENATGVPSQLPGHGIVLNRQQLSQYEIREHAASTFVGGSK; encoded by the coding sequence ATGAAAATCGAACACGTATCGTGCAAAGGGTACCGGATCCCCCCGAGCATCCCGTGGGAGGATGCAACGAACAAGGTGCAATGGCTGGAAATCATCGTCGTTGAATTGAAAACGGATACAGGGCTGACGGGGACGGGGATCAGCTATACCGTAGACGTTGGCGGCAAGGCGATCGTAGCTTTGTTGGAGGAGTATTTGGCCCATCTCGTGATCGGCATGAATCCGCTGCATTACGAGGAAATTTGGTATAAGCTTCAAAGACAATCGCGCAGACTTGGACTCGGCGTCAATTCCATGGCGATCGCGGCGATCGATATCGCGGTTTGGGACGTCATGGGGAAGCATTACGGCCAGCCGCTGTATAAACTGCTCGGCGGCGCGAGAGAACAAATCCCCGCTTATATTAGCGAAATCAATCTTCGGTCGGACGACACGATCGAGAAGCTGCTCGAGCGGGTAGACAGCTATATGGAACAAGGCTACCGCACAGTCAAAATCAAAATCGGCAAGCCGGACATCGAGGAGGACGTCGAGCGCATTACGAAGGTTCAGGAACGTCTCGGCAAAGACGGACGCGTGCTCGTAGACCTGAATCAAAAGCTCAGCTCCGTCGATTCGATCGCGCTGCTTAGCAAACTGGACGACCTGAATCTGGGATGGATCGAGGAGCCGCTGCTCTTCCATGACGTCCATGCTCACAAGCTCTTAAAGAGCCGGCTCAAGACGCCGATCGCGCTCGGGGAAAGCCTGCACAGCAAACATCAAGTGCTGGAATATTTGAAAGCGGATGCAGTGGACTATGTGCAAGCGGACGTCGCCTTCGTCGGAGGAATTACGGAGTGGCTGAAAATCGCCCATATGTCGAACGCGTTCGGCAAATTGGTCGCGCCGCATTTTATGATGGAGCTTTCGCTGCATCTGCTGTGCGGCGTGCAGAACAGCTACATGCTTGAAAACGTGACAGGCGGTTCGTTCTCCGAGCTGGGCATTCTCGATATACCGATCACAGTCGAGAATGCGACAGGCGTTCCGAGTCAGCTGCCCGGGCACGGGATCGTGCTGAACCGGCAGCAGCTTTCGCAATATGAAATTCGGGAACATGCGGCTTCGACGTTCGTGGGCGGAAGCAAATAA
- a CDS encoding C4-dicarboxylate TRAP transporter substrate-binding protein — protein MKRNTKWVFTAALALVMLLTACAQTTTPNNSGSNTNSNTNTGSDSKPEANPPADDKTYTLKIGYENNPGEPIDLAANRWKELAEEKSNGRLVLELYPSSQLGTKVDLTEQMRSGANVITLSDGSFLSDFVPDMGIMMGPYLADDVDSMFKLYQSDWFQGIDQQLRDQGIHIVTTNWLYGIRHVIANKPAQTPEEFKGMKLRAPNADIFIKTVEAMGATATPMPLGDVYPSLSQGVIDGMENPLTVIYGSKAYEQAKHIILTGHIVNITTWIAGQKYMESLPEDLVQILKETGDEAGNFMTETVIASDEETIEKLKAEGVTFHEIDRSVFKKAVEPVYATFTNWTPGLYDTVQNILKE, from the coding sequence ATGAAACGAAACACGAAATGGGTATTCACGGCGGCGTTGGCTCTTGTGATGTTATTGACGGCATGCGCTCAAACAACGACACCGAACAATTCCGGCTCAAATACAAACTCCAATACGAATACCGGCTCCGACAGCAAGCCTGAGGCGAATCCGCCGGCGGATGACAAAACATATACGCTGAAAATCGGTTACGAAAACAATCCGGGAGAGCCGATCGACCTGGCCGCGAACCGTTGGAAGGAACTCGCCGAAGAAAAAAGCAACGGCCGTCTGGTCCTCGAGCTGTACCCGAGCTCCCAGCTCGGAACGAAGGTTGACTTGACGGAGCAAATGCGCAGCGGCGCGAATGTCATTACGCTGTCCGACGGTTCGTTCCTGAGCGATTTCGTGCCGGATATGGGAATCATGATGGGGCCTTATTTAGCGGACGATGTCGACTCCATGTTCAAGCTTTACCAATCCGATTGGTTCCAAGGCATCGATCAACAGTTGAGAGATCAAGGCATTCATATCGTGACGACGAACTGGCTCTATGGCATTCGCCATGTCATCGCTAACAAGCCGGCGCAGACACCGGAAGAATTCAAAGGCATGAAGCTTCGCGCACCGAACGCGGACATTTTCATCAAGACCGTCGAAGCCATGGGCGCTACCGCTACGCCGATGCCGCTTGGCGACGTATACCCCTCCTTGTCTCAAGGCGTGATCGACGGCATGGAAAATCCGCTGACGGTAATTTACGGCTCCAAAGCCTATGAACAAGCGAAGCACATCATCTTGACGGGCCACATCGTGAACATCACGACATGGATCGCCGGGCAGAAATATATGGAATCGCTGCCGGAAGATCTCGTTCAGATCTTGAAAGAGACAGGCGACGAAGCAGGCAACTTCATGACGGAAACGGTCATAGCAAGCGACGAAGAAACGATCGAGAAGCTGAAAGCGGAAGGCGTTACATTCCATGAAATCGATCGTTCCGTGTTCAAGAAGGCGGTTGAGCCGGTTTATGCGACGTTCACGAATTGGACGCCAGGCCTCTACGATACCGTTCAAAACATTTTGAAAGAATAG
- a CDS encoding TRAP transporter small permease, whose translation MLASLALIMIVGITVAGVFMRYVMGEPLKWTEEATLALIVWFTFLGSSAAFRGDGHVSIGFFVDRLNKKLQRWVMIVWHLVLIVILLYVFIWLGFELAMQAGDKLTPILRISYTFIDLSVVLCGVFAVARLAIGLRNVLKGGE comes from the coding sequence ATGTTGGCTTCATTGGCCCTCATTATGATCGTGGGGATTACGGTAGCGGGCGTATTCATGCGGTACGTCATGGGCGAGCCGTTAAAATGGACGGAGGAAGCGACGCTCGCTTTGATCGTTTGGTTCACCTTCTTAGGTTCGAGCGCGGCATTCCGGGGAGACGGCCACGTAAGCATCGGTTTTTTTGTAGATCGATTAAACAAGAAGCTGCAACGATGGGTCATGATCGTTTGGCATCTCGTTCTGATCGTTATTTTGCTGTATGTCTTCATTTGGTTAGGGTTCGAATTGGCGATGCAAGCCGGAGACAAGTTGACTCCCATTCTGAGAATTTCTTATACGTTCATCGACCTATCCGTTGTATTATGCGGCGTGTTTGCCGTCGCTCGCCTTGCGATCGGATTAAGGAACGTCCTGAAGGGAGGAGAGTAG
- a CDS encoding TRAP transporter large permease has product MEVLIPVILIFVLILLKVPVSFSLIAGTLTYFLLSDSQISSIFMVQRMVAGVESIPLMAILFFVAVGVLMNYSGISKRLINFSEVVTGRLPGGLAQVNVLLSTLMGGLSGSGLADAAMQSKILVPEMEKKGYDRAFSTAVTAASSIITPIIPPGIALILYGYIANVSIGKLFVAGIVPGIMLCIILMVTVHIISKKRGYQPIRETWATPVEIIKESRHALVAFILPVLIIGGIRIGAFTPTEAGAMAVVFTLLLGLVIYREMKLEHLKIAIVESVSTTASILLLIASSSAFAWVLTMERIPHKATDFVLGFVDNPLLFLVIVNIFLLFIGLFIEGNVAMIILVPLLMPMVGAYGIDPVHFGIMLIMNLSIGTLTPPMGTVMLTTCSITKTRIEDFIRAVLPFWLALLVALLLITFVPQISLLLVDLLY; this is encoded by the coding sequence TTGGAAGTCCTCATCCCCGTCATCCTCATTTTCGTACTCATTCTCTTGAAGGTTCCGGTTTCTTTTTCGCTCATCGCGGGAACGCTGACCTATTTTCTGCTCTCCGATTCTCAAATCAGCAGCATTTTTATGGTGCAAAGAATGGTCGCGGGCGTCGAGTCGATTCCGCTCATGGCGATTTTGTTCTTCGTGGCCGTCGGCGTCCTGATGAATTACTCCGGCATATCCAAGCGGCTCATTAACTTTTCCGAGGTCGTGACAGGACGGCTGCCGGGCGGATTGGCGCAGGTGAACGTGCTGCTCAGCACGCTGATGGGGGGACTGTCCGGCTCCGGACTGGCCGATGCGGCGATGCAGTCGAAAATTTTAGTGCCGGAAATGGAGAAGAAAGGGTATGATCGGGCGTTTTCTACAGCGGTCACCGCAGCGTCTTCCATTATTACGCCGATCATTCCGCCTGGTATAGCCCTTATTTTATACGGATATATTGCGAACGTTTCGATCGGCAAACTTTTTGTCGCCGGTATCGTCCCTGGCATCATGCTGTGTATCATCCTGATGGTTACGGTGCATATCATTTCGAAAAAAAGGGGCTACCAGCCGATTCGCGAGACATGGGCCACGCCGGTAGAAATCATTAAAGAATCGCGCCATGCGCTTGTAGCGTTCATTCTTCCGGTTCTTATTATCGGAGGCATCCGGATCGGCGCTTTCACGCCGACGGAAGCCGGAGCCATGGCGGTCGTCTTTACGCTGCTGCTTGGTTTGGTGATTTACCGGGAAATGAAGCTGGAGCATCTCAAGATAGCGATCGTCGAATCGGTGAGTACGACCGCATCAATTTTGCTTCTTATTGCGTCCTCGTCGGCTTTCGCGTGGGTGCTAACGATGGAGCGAATCCCTCATAAAGCTACTGATTTTGTGTTGGGCTTCGTTGACAACCCTTTGTTGTTCTTAGTTATTGTTAACATTTTCTTGCTATTTATCGGGTTGTTTATCGAGGGCAACGTCGCAATGATCATTCTCGTTCCGCTGCTGATGCCGATGGTCGGTGCGTACGGCATCGATCCGGTTCATTTCGGCATTATGCTGATAATGAATCTCTCGATAGGAACGCTGACGCCGCCGATGGGAACGGTCATGCTTACCACATGTTCAATTACGAAAACGAGAATCGAGGACTTTATTCGGGCCGTGCTGCCGTTCTGGCTTGCGCTGCTTGTCGCCTTGCTGTTGATCACGTTCGTTCCGCAAATTTCGCTCTTGCTCGTAGATTTGCTCTATTAA
- a CDS encoding UxaA family hydrolase, giving the protein MNSSIAFQIDRNDNVCTSLQALEPGVVRITGQSELEQITIAADIPKGHKIAVKPIEAGEPVVKYGVSIGIATKPIAPGEWVHLHNCRSAFDERSSTLDPETGAPTDTPYE; this is encoded by the coding sequence TTGAACTCTTCCATCGCTTTCCAAATCGACCGAAACGACAATGTATGTACCTCCCTGCAGGCGTTGGAGCCCGGAGTCGTGCGCATCACGGGACAGTCCGAGCTGGAACAGATTACGATCGCTGCGGACATTCCGAAAGGGCATAAAATCGCCGTAAAGCCCATCGAGGCCGGAGAGCCTGTCGTGAAATACGGAGTTAGCATCGGGATTGCGACCAAACCCATAGCGCCGGGGGAGTGGGTGCACCTGCATAACTGCAGGAGCGCGTTCGACGAGCGATCGTCGACGCTGGATCCGGAAACTGGCGCTCCGACCGATACGCCTTATGAATAG
- a CDS encoding UxaA family hydrolase — MYKPQSWKGYLRKDGSKGIRNKILVIYTVECASFVAKEVGQHYRYREPDVDVIGFPGCTDNDYAVRMLLAMIRHPNVGAVLTIGLGCEYIQAKLLAEKAEEAGKPACSILIQQTGGTRSSIEAGIKHVEDLAERLKQDTVEVPMDVSDLIIGAECGGSDFTSGLAGNVVVGRFFDRLVDDGGSAIFEEIVEAIGLRDVLVGRGRTDAAKRQLAFAYDKMMDYCRSVKQYSVSPGNFAGGLTTIEEKSMGAVIKSGSRPIEGVIKVSQRPPHNGLWLLDSTPDPHWMQYGYTNPNDNEGLTALASTGAHLLFMVTGRGTVVGSAVAPVIKITGNQQTHRMMQEDIDFGAWPALTGDKTMDELTLELEQLVVDVCGGTLTKSEQLGHKEYYIPYKYQQSNAACER, encoded by the coding sequence TTGTACAAACCGCAAAGCTGGAAAGGGTACTTGCGCAAGGACGGCTCGAAGGGTATTCGCAATAAAATTCTAGTCATCTATACGGTGGAGTGCGCCTCGTTCGTGGCGAAGGAGGTTGGGCAGCATTACCGGTATCGCGAACCGGATGTCGATGTGATCGGATTTCCCGGCTGTACGGATAACGACTATGCGGTTCGCATGCTGCTCGCCATGATCCGGCATCCGAATGTGGGGGCGGTTCTGACCATCGGGCTGGGCTGCGAGTACATCCAAGCGAAGCTGCTTGCGGAGAAAGCGGAGGAAGCGGGCAAGCCGGCATGTTCGATTCTTATCCAGCAAACCGGCGGCACCCGCTCGTCGATCGAAGCAGGCATTAAACATGTGGAGGACCTGGCGGAACGGCTGAAGCAGGATACCGTCGAAGTTCCGATGGATGTTTCGGATCTGATCATCGGCGCGGAATGCGGCGGTTCGGACTTTACGTCGGGGCTTGCAGGCAATGTGGTGGTGGGACGATTTTTCGACCGTCTTGTAGACGATGGCGGCAGCGCGATTTTCGAAGAAATCGTCGAGGCGATCGGGCTGCGGGACGTTCTCGTCGGGCGGGGAAGGACCGATGCGGCGAAACGGCAGCTTGCTTTCGCCTATGACAAAATGATGGACTATTGCAGAAGCGTCAAGCAATATTCCGTCTCGCCAGGCAATTTCGCCGGCGGCTTGACGACGATCGAGGAAAAGAGCATGGGGGCCGTGATCAAAAGCGGAAGCAGGCCGATCGAAGGCGTGATCAAGGTGTCGCAAAGGCCTCCGCACAACGGGCTGTGGCTGCTCGACAGTACGCCGGATCCGCACTGGATGCAATATGGGTACACGAATCCGAACGATAACGAAGGCTTGACCGCGCTGGCGTCGACCGGTGCGCATTTGTTGTTCATGGTGACCGGTCGAGGGACGGTCGTAGGCAGCGCGGTGGCGCCGGTCATCAAAATCACCGGGAACCAGCAGACGCACCGAATGATGCAGGAAGATATCGACTTCGGCGCTTGGCCTGCGCTCACCGGGGACAAAACGATGGATGAATTGACCTTGGAATTGGAGCAACTGGTCGTCGACGTTTGCGGCGGAACGCTTACGAAGTCCGAGCAGCTGGGCCACAAGGAATATTACATACCGTACAAGTATCAACAATCGAATGCCGCGTGCGAAAGGTGA
- a CDS encoding SDR family NAD(P)-dependent oxidoreductase has product MMNPFTLAGERALISGGATGIGLAMSACFVEAGAEVIAIGRKPAQEVQLIAEELGPNFRYESFDITDTSRSAQFVRELEERTGPISVLVNNAGNHLKKPVEETSDEEFMNIFQVHVMGALALTRAVVPGMKVRKKGSIIFQASMSSFIGMPNIIAYSAAKSAYLGMVRSLASEVSPHGIRVNAIAPGWIETPMLHKALAGDEERASRILKRTPMGTFGKPEDIGWAGVYLASPAAKFVNGVVLPVDGGALIGF; this is encoded by the coding sequence ATGATGAATCCATTTACATTGGCAGGGGAGCGTGCGCTCATTTCGGGCGGCGCTACAGGGATCGGCTTGGCTATGTCCGCTTGCTTCGTGGAAGCGGGCGCAGAGGTGATCGCAATCGGAAGGAAGCCTGCGCAAGAGGTGCAATTGATCGCGGAAGAACTGGGACCGAACTTCCGGTACGAGTCGTTCGATATTACCGATACGAGTCGAAGCGCGCAATTCGTGCGGGAGCTCGAAGAGCGAACGGGCCCGATCAGCGTGCTCGTCAACAACGCGGGCAATCATTTGAAGAAGCCGGTCGAAGAGACGTCCGACGAGGAGTTCATGAATATTTTTCAGGTGCACGTAATGGGCGCGCTCGCTTTAACAAGGGCAGTCGTACCAGGGATGAAAGTTCGGAAAAAAGGCAGCATCATTTTTCAGGCATCGATGTCGTCCTTCATCGGCATGCCGAACATTATTGCCTATTCGGCGGCCAAATCGGCGTACCTCGGCATGGTGCGGTCGTTGGCGAGCGAGGTTTCCCCTCACGGCATTCGCGTAAACGCCATCGCGCCGGGCTGGATCGAAACGCCGATGCTGCATAAAGCGCTGGCCGGCGATGAAGAACGCGCATCGAGAATTTTGAAACGCACGCCGATGGGGACGTTCGGCAAGCCGGAGGATATCGGCTGGGCAGGCGTTTACCTTGCTTCGCCCGCCGCGAAATTCGTTAACGGCGTCGTACTGCCGGTCGACGGCGGCGCGCTGATCGGATTTTGA
- a CDS encoding CtsR family transcriptional regulator, translating to MRNTSDMIEQYLKQLLQESPDGIIELQRNELAEQFQCVPSQINYVISTRFTLDKGYLVESKRGGGGYIRIQKVDLPVHEEIHVHVSRTIGAQIDQQAAEGLIYRLEEAKLVSCREANMLRAAVHRDTIALKLPQRDEARARLLKAMLVALLTK from the coding sequence ATGCGGAATACGTCCGACATGATCGAACAATATTTGAAGCAGCTGCTGCAGGAAAGCCCCGACGGCATCATCGAGCTGCAGCGGAACGAGCTGGCCGAGCAGTTCCAGTGCGTGCCTTCGCAGATCAACTACGTCATCAGCACGCGCTTCACGCTCGACAAGGGCTACCTCGTCGAGAGCAAACGCGGCGGCGGCGGCTATATTCGCATCCAGAAGGTCGATCTTCCCGTGCACGAGGAAATTCACGTGCACGTGTCCCGAACGATCGGCGCGCAGATCGACCAGCAGGCCGCGGAAGGGTTAATTTACCGGCTGGAAGAGGCGAAGCTGGTGTCGTGCCGGGAAGCGAATATGCTGCGGGCGGCGGTGCATCGGGATACGATCGCGCTGAAGCTGCCGCAGCGGGACGAAGCGCGGGCGCGGCTGCTGAAGGCGATGCTTGTGGCCCTTCTCACGAAGTAA
- a CDS encoding UvrB/UvrC motif-containing protein: protein MLCQECGKRPATLHFTKIVNGDKTEFHFCETCAREKGELIPGTAGGFSIHNLLSGLMELDPSGKAGAAQKAAQPRCDFCGMTYAQFGKIGRFGCGECYKHFQDRLTPLLKRVHGNTVHVGKVPKRVGKQVQLRRQIDQLKRELAQKVEQEEFEAAAKLRDQIRELEKQAAN, encoded by the coding sequence ATGCTCTGTCAAGAATGCGGGAAGCGTCCCGCTACGTTGCATTTTACGAAAATTGTGAACGGCGACAAGACGGAGTTTCATTTCTGCGAAACGTGCGCGCGGGAAAAAGGCGAACTCATCCCCGGCACGGCGGGCGGATTTTCGATCCATAACCTGCTCTCCGGCCTCATGGAGCTGGACCCGAGCGGCAAAGCCGGCGCGGCCCAGAAGGCGGCGCAGCCGCGATGCGATTTCTGCGGCATGACGTACGCGCAGTTCGGCAAAATCGGCCGCTTCGGCTGCGGGGAGTGCTATAAGCATTTCCAGGACCGCTTGACGCCGCTGCTCAAGCGAGTGCACGGCAATACGGTGCACGTCGGCAAAGTGCCGAAGCGGGTCGGCAAGCAGGTGCAGCTGCGCCGGCAGATCGATCAGCTGAAGCGGGAGCTGGCGCAGAAGGTGGAGCAGGAGGAGTTCGAAGCGGCCGCGAAGCTGCGCGATCAAATCCGCGAGCTCGAGAAGCAGGCGGCCAACTAG
- a CDS encoding protein arginine kinase: protein MSRYTEHALSGWMQADGPDSDIVISSRIRIARNVSNEPFPMLATNQQSAEVLNRVSQVLTGERLNNVGSFDLLTLTGMNELEKRVLVEKHLISPNLANEARNGAVILSDNEAISIMVNEEDHLRIQVLYPGFQLKEAWEVAEKIDDIFEATVDYAYDEKYGYLTSCPTNVGTGIRASVMMHLPALVMTQQMNRILQAIQQVGLAVRGLYGEGSEVMGNIFQISNQITLGQTEEEIIDNLHGVARQIIEHEKASRQKLMNESRVKLTDRIRRSFGILCYAEVIDSKEAAQRLSDVRLGVDLGIIEGLKPNVMNELLVMTQPGYLQQHYGRALSPEERDLHRARLFRERLAHRS, encoded by the coding sequence ATGAGCAGATATACGGAACACGCGTTGAGCGGTTGGATGCAGGCGGACGGACCCGATTCGGATATCGTAATCTCCAGCCGCATTCGCATCGCTCGGAACGTCAGCAACGAACCGTTCCCGATGCTGGCGACGAACCAGCAGTCGGCCGAGGTGCTGAACCGGGTGTCGCAGGTGCTGACCGGGGAGCGGCTGAACAACGTCGGGAGCTTTGATCTGCTGACGCTCACCGGGATGAACGAGCTCGAGAAGCGGGTGCTCGTCGAGAAGCATCTCATCTCGCCGAACCTCGCGAACGAGGCGCGCAACGGCGCCGTCATCCTGAGCGACAACGAAGCGATCAGCATCATGGTGAACGAGGAAGACCATTTGCGCATCCAAGTGCTGTACCCGGGCTTTCAACTGAAAGAAGCTTGGGAGGTCGCCGAGAAGATCGACGATATTTTCGAAGCGACGGTCGACTACGCGTACGACGAGAAATACGGCTACTTGACGAGCTGCCCGACGAACGTCGGCACCGGCATTCGCGCCTCGGTCATGATGCATCTCCCCGCGCTCGTCATGACGCAGCAGATGAACCGCATTTTGCAGGCGATCCAGCAGGTCGGTCTCGCGGTTCGGGGGCTGTACGGGGAAGGCAGCGAGGTCATGGGGAATATTTTTCAAATCTCCAACCAAATTACGCTCGGGCAGACCGAAGAGGAAATCATCGACAATCTGCACGGCGTCGCGCGGCAAATCATCGAGCACGAGAAGGCGTCCCGCCAGAAGCTCATGAACGAATCGCGCGTGAAATTAACGGATCGAATCCGTCGCTCTTTTGGCATTTTGTGTTATGCTGAAGTTATCGATTCGAAGGAGGCGGCGCAGCGGTTATCCGACGTACGCCTCGGGGTCGACCTCGGCATCATCGAGGGGCTCAAGCCGAACGTGATGAACGAGCTGCTCGTCATGACGCAGCCCGGGTACTTGCAGCAGCATTACGGGCGGGCGCTCAGTCCCGAAGAGAGGGACTTGCACCGCGCGCGGCTGTTCCGGGAGCGGCTTGCGCATCGATCCTGA